In Sulfitobacter sp. M39, the following proteins share a genomic window:
- the pal gene encoding peptidoglycan-associated lipoprotein Pal, which yields MNRILTATLLIAALAVSACTNPDRFGADGMNNGAANGAGLNGGIIPGSANDPASTAYFQEAVGDRVLFLVDQSNLTPEGQATLDGQAAWLNTNTDYQAVIEGHADEQGTREYNLALGARRANAAREYLISRGIAASRLRVVSYGKERPIEVCSSEACYAKNRRAVTVLAGGLTS from the coding sequence ATGAACCGCATTCTCACCGCAACTCTATTGATCGCAGCCCTGGCCGTATCGGCCTGTACCAACCCTGACCGCTTTGGCGCGGACGGCATGAACAACGGTGCCGCGAATGGCGCAGGTCTGAACGGGGGCATTATCCCCGGCAGCGCGAACGACCCGGCCTCCACCGCGTATTTCCAAGAAGCCGTTGGTGACCGCGTGTTGTTCTTGGTGGACCAATCCAACCTGACCCCCGAAGGCCAAGCGACATTGGACGGTCAGGCGGCATGGTTGAACACCAACACCGACTATCAAGCCGTGATCGAAGGTCACGCGGACGAGCAGGGCACACGGGAATATAACCTTGCGCTTGGCGCACGCCGTGCCAATGCCGCGCGCGAATATTTGATCTCGCGCGGGATCGCCGCCAGCCGTCTTCGCGTTGTAAGCTATGGTAAGGAACGCCCGATCGAAGTCTGTTCGAGCGAGGCATGCTATGCCAAGAACCGTCGGGCCGTGACCGTACTTGCGGGCGGTCTGACCAGCTAA
- the ybgF gene encoding tol-pal system protein YbgF, whose protein sequence is MRFALIVALGLAFGPVAAQAQDAQTLADVRQELTVLNVEVQKLRRELSTTGGASVAVTGGSVLERVNAMESELQRLTSKTEELENRINRVVTDGTNRIGDLEFRLVELEGGDVGSLGQTSTLGGGEMPATMAPATPVPAPADPLANTSTPTNTAELAVGEKIDFERAKAALADGDFRSAADQFATFNQTYPGGPLGPEADLRRGDALDGLGDTREAARAYLASFSADPAGPVAAEALYQLGSSLGALGQTQEACVTLGEVASRFPTSPFVAQAQSERSVLACQ, encoded by the coding sequence ATGCGGTTTGCTTTGATTGTAGCGCTTGGACTGGCCTTTGGGCCGGTCGCGGCGCAGGCGCAGGATGCGCAGACTTTGGCGGATGTGCGTCAGGAGCTGACGGTACTGAACGTCGAGGTGCAAAAGCTGCGCCGGGAACTGTCCACCACGGGCGGCGCGAGCGTTGCCGTGACCGGTGGGTCGGTGCTCGAACGCGTCAATGCAATGGAAAGCGAACTGCAGCGCCTGACCTCTAAAACCGAAGAGCTGGAAAACCGGATCAACCGCGTGGTCACCGATGGGACCAACCGGATCGGTGATCTGGAATTCCGGCTCGTGGAGCTTGAAGGCGGCGATGTGGGCAGCCTCGGCCAGACCTCTACCCTTGGCGGGGGCGAGATGCCCGCGACCATGGCACCCGCCACGCCCGTGCCCGCACCAGCGGACCCATTGGCCAATACCTCTACCCCCACCAATACCGCAGAACTTGCGGTGGGTGAAAAAATAGATTTCGAGCGGGCGAAGGCGGCGCTCGCTGACGGTGACTTTCGCAGCGCCGCAGACCAGTTTGCGACCTTCAATCAGACCTACCCGGGCGGACCGCTAGGCCCCGAAGCCGACCTGCGGCGCGGCGACGCGCTGGACGGCCTGGGGGATACCCGCGAAGCGGCACGCGCCTATCTGGCAAGCTTTAGCGCCGATCCCGCGGGGCCTGTCGCGGCAGAAGCACTGTACCAGCTTGGCAGCTCTTTGGGGGCCTTGGGCCAAACCCAAGAAGCCTGCGTGACCTTGGGCGAAGTCGCATCGCGCTTCCCCACAAGCCCCTTCGTCGCGCAGGCACAATCCGAACGCAGCGTGCTTGCCTGCCAGTGA
- the tilS gene encoding tRNA lysidine(34) synthetase TilS, protein MTDPLAQSIAASFDPAPPPVLGVAVSGGGDSVALLHLLKDYARSRGIALHAATVDHGLRPEAAREAAMVAGQCRALGVPHDTLRWTGWDHSGNLQNEARKARYRLLADWARGQGIGAVCIGHTAEDLAETFVMRLGRRAGVDGLSAMPAIFDRHGMRWHRPLLNARRADLRAHLTRRGVTWVDDPSNEDDSFARVRIRKALAVLTDLGVDSAALADVSRHLADARTALDAQMFAAARAHAHVQCGAVAIDWQALCGLPKETRRRLLTHTIAWINGATYAPRSSAVAEVLTALDAAGAATVQGCELRLKRDKLWIYRELQAVRAVDAPVGALWDGRWRLEPCGDTPASNTQMAIRALGAEGLRSFADWRDLGVPRGVLLSSPAVWQGAELVAAPLVGRSQNWQAVLERGEDAFFAAHMTH, encoded by the coding sequence ATGACCGACCCGCTGGCGCAGAGCATCGCCGCCAGCTTTGACCCCGCGCCGCCGCCCGTATTGGGTGTGGCGGTGTCGGGGGGCGGCGACTCTGTCGCGCTTTTACATCTTCTGAAAGACTATGCCCGCAGCCGCGGGATCGCGCTGCACGCAGCGACCGTGGATCACGGCTTGCGACCCGAGGCCGCCCGCGAAGCCGCGATGGTCGCCGGCCAGTGTCGCGCGCTTGGCGTTCCGCATGACACGTTGAGATGGACGGGCTGGGATCACAGCGGCAATTTGCAGAACGAGGCCCGCAAGGCGCGTTACCGGTTGTTGGCGGATTGGGCACGGGGGCAGGGCATTGGCGCTGTCTGCATTGGGCATACCGCCGAAGATCTGGCAGAGACTTTCGTGATGCGTTTGGGGCGCCGGGCAGGGGTCGACGGGCTATCCGCCATGCCTGCGATTTTCGACCGTCACGGCATGCGTTGGCACAGGCCCTTGCTCAACGCCCGACGCGCCGACCTGCGCGCGCATCTGACGCGTCGCGGGGTGACTTGGGTCGACGACCCCAGCAACGAGGATGACAGCTTTGCGCGGGTGCGCATCCGCAAGGCGCTGGCGGTGCTGACCGATCTGGGCGTTGATTCTGCCGCCCTTGCCGATGTCTCGCGCCACCTTGCCGACGCCCGTACCGCGCTTGACGCGCAGATGTTTGCCGCCGCGCGCGCCCATGCCCACGTTCAATGCGGTGCCGTGGCGATTGACTGGCAGGCGCTGTGTGGCCTCCCGAAAGAGACACGCCGCCGATTGCTGACCCATACGATCGCTTGGATCAACGGTGCCACCTACGCCCCACGCAGCAGCGCCGTGGCAGAGGTGCTGACAGCGCTTGATGCTGCCGGTGCCGCGACCGTGCAGGGGTGTGAGCTGCGTCTGAAACGCGATAAACTGTGGATTTACAGAGAGTTGCAGGCGGTGCGAGCGGTTGATGCGCCCGTCGGCGCACTCTGGGACGGCCGCTGGCGTCTGGAACCTTGCGGCGATACGCCTGCGTCCAACACGCAAATGGCAATTCGTGCCTTGGGTGCTGAGGGGCTGCGCAGCTTTGCTGATTGGCGCGATTTGGGCGTGCCGCGCGGCGTGTTGCTGTCCTCTCCGGCGGTGTGGCAGGGCGCGGAACTGGTCGCTGCCCCCCTTGTCGGTCGGTCGCAAAACTGGCAAGCAGTGCTCGAACGCGGCGAAGATGCCTTTTTCGCCGCACATATGACGCATTGA
- the ftsH gene encoding ATP-dependent zinc metalloprotease FtsH — MGNMRNLAFWVVLMLLVLALFNLFSGSTGGLQSREISYSEFVTAVEAGDVRNVTLDGEQVRFRRADGSDYVTIRPEDAEVTSLLMSKDIPVRAEPQQQSGFQTFLMSLLPILLLIGVWIYFMNRMQGGGKGGAMGFGKSKAKMLTEKHGRVTFDDVAGIDEAKEELEEIVEFLRNPQKFSRLGGKIPKGALLEGPPGTGKTLLARAIAGEAGVPFFTISGSDFVEMFVGVGASRVRDMFEQAKKNAPCIVFIDEIDAVGRSRGAGYGGGNDEREQTLNQLLVEMDGFEANEGVIIIAATNRKDVLDPALLRPGRFDRQVTVGNPDIKGREKILGVHARKTPLGPDVDLRIIARGTPGFSGADLANLVNEAALTAARVGRRFVAMMDFEAAKDKIMMGAERRSMVLTQDQKEKTAYHEAGHAIVGIKLPKCDPVYKATIIPRGGALGMVMSLPEMDKLQMFKDEAEQKIAMTMAGKAAEIFKYGAETVSSGPMGDIMQASQLARGMVMRMGMSDKVGNIDYSEAAAGYQANGGAGGFSVSAATKELIESEVKRIIDEGYDRAFKMITDHEEEFERLAQGLLEYETLTGEEIKRVMEGKPPQDPDGEDTSGTDKPSLTAIPKAKGKKTPPPSGMEPEPSV, encoded by the coding sequence TTGGGTAATATGCGCAATCTCGCCTTTTGGGTTGTATTGATGCTTTTGGTTTTGGCGCTGTTCAATCTGTTCAGCGGCTCGACTGGCGGGCTGCAAAGCCGTGAAATCAGCTATTCCGAATTTGTGACCGCTGTCGAAGCAGGGGACGTGCGCAACGTCACGCTTGATGGTGAACAGGTCCGTTTCCGTCGTGCCGATGGCAGTGACTATGTCACGATCCGGCCCGAAGACGCCGAGGTCACCAGCCTGCTGATGTCCAAGGACATCCCTGTGCGCGCTGAGCCCCAGCAGCAATCCGGTTTCCAGACCTTCCTGATGTCGCTGTTGCCCATCCTTCTGCTGATCGGTGTATGGATCTATTTCATGAATCGCATGCAGGGCGGTGGCAAAGGCGGGGCGATGGGGTTCGGCAAGTCCAAGGCCAAGATGCTGACCGAAAAACACGGTCGTGTGACGTTTGACGACGTGGCGGGCATCGACGAGGCGAAGGAAGAACTGGAAGAGATCGTCGAATTCCTGCGCAACCCGCAAAAGTTCAGCCGTTTGGGCGGCAAGATCCCCAAAGGCGCGCTGCTTGAGGGCCCTCCCGGTACGGGTAAAACACTGCTGGCGCGTGCGATTGCTGGCGAGGCGGGTGTGCCGTTCTTCACCATCTCGGGCTCCGACTTTGTAGAGATGTTCGTTGGTGTGGGTGCCAGCCGCGTGCGCGATATGTTCGAACAGGCCAAGAAAAACGCGCCCTGCATTGTGTTCATTGATGAGATTGACGCCGTGGGCCGGTCCCGTGGCGCGGGCTATGGTGGTGGCAACGACGAGCGTGAACAGACGTTGAACCAACTGCTGGTCGAGATGGACGGCTTTGAGGCGAACGAAGGCGTGATCATCATCGCCGCGACCAACCGCAAAGACGTGCTGGACCCTGCCTTGCTGCGTCCGGGCCGCTTTGACCGTCAGGTTACCGTGGGCAATCCCGACATCAAAGGCCGCGAGAAAATCCTTGGGGTGCATGCGCGCAAGACACCGCTTGGCCCTGACGTAGACCTGCGCATTATCGCGCGCGGTACGCCCGGTTTCTCGGGTGCGGATCTGGCGAACCTCGTGAACGAGGCCGCGCTGACCGCCGCACGCGTGGGCCGTCGCTTTGTCGCGATGATGGATTTCGAGGCCGCGAAAGACAAGATCATGATGGGTGCCGAGCGCCGGTCGATGGTGTTGACGCAGGACCAGAAGGAAAAGACCGCCTACCACGAAGCCGGTCACGCCATCGTCGGGATCAAGCTGCCGAAATGCGACCCTGTCTATAAGGCCACGATCATTCCGCGCGGCGGTGCCTTGGGTATGGTGATGAGCCTGCCCGAAATGGACAAGCTGCAGATGTTCAAGGACGAAGCCGAGCAAAAGATCGCCATGACCATGGCGGGCAAAGCGGCTGAGATCTTCAAATATGGCGCTGAAACCGTGTCGTCGGGCCCGATGGGCGATATCATGCAGGCCAGCCAGTTGGCGCGTGGCATGGTGATGCGCATGGGCATGTCCGACAAGGTCGGCAACATCGACTATTCGGAAGCGGCTGCTGGGTACCAAGCCAACGGCGGCGCGGGCGGGTTCAGCGTGTCTGCGGCCACGAAAGAGCTGATCGAATCCGAAGTGAAGCGCATCATCGACGAAGGCTACGACCGCGCCTTCAAAATGATCACCGACCACGAGGAAGAATTCGAACGTCTGGCCCAAGGTCTGCTGGAGTATGAGACCCTCACCGGCGAAGAGATCAAACGCGTCATGGAAGGCAAACCGCCCCAAGATCCGGACGGCGAAGACACCAGTGGCACGGACAAGCCAAGCCTGACCGCGATCCCCAAGGCCAAAGGCAAAAAGACGCCTCCGCCAAGCGGGATGGAGCCAGAGCCAAGCGTCTGA
- a CDS encoding MOSC domain-containing protein, with amino-acid sequence MPTMKETDFTATITWLGVVPKLAKGISAEPRSEAFASYAGFEDDVHAGLTRASCVRVTNLYPKGTEIRNVRQLSILSAEEMALIASDMGMETLDPMHLGTSMVIKGIPDFTHVPPNARLQAASGATITIDTENRPCVLPGREIEQDSPGHGPKFKAAAENRRGVTAWIEREGLLRVGDTLRLFIPDQPAWQHG; translated from the coding sequence ATGCCGACGATGAAAGAAACCGATTTTACCGCAACGATCACATGGCTTGGTGTGGTGCCCAAGCTGGCCAAGGGCATCAGCGCCGAACCCCGGAGCGAAGCTTTCGCCAGCTACGCCGGTTTCGAGGATGACGTGCACGCGGGGCTGACCCGCGCGTCCTGTGTGCGGGTCACGAACCTCTATCCCAAGGGCACCGAGATCCGGAACGTGCGCCAGCTGTCGATCCTGTCTGCGGAAGAAATGGCCCTGATCGCGTCCGACATGGGCATGGAGACACTGGACCCCATGCATCTTGGCACGTCGATGGTGATCAAGGGCATCCCCGATTTCACCCATGTGCCGCCCAATGCGCGGCTGCAGGCTGCCTCGGGTGCGACGATCACGATTGATACCGAAAACCGCCCCTGCGTATTGCCCGGTCGCGAGATCGAACAAGACAGCCCCGGCCACGGTCCCAAGTTCAAGGCCGCGGCCGAGAACCGTCGCGGGGTGACCGCCTGGATCGAACGCGAGGGGCTACTGCGCGTCGGTGATACGCTGCGCCTGTTCATCCCCGACCAGCCAGCGTGGCAGCACGGCTAG
- a CDS encoding formate--tetrahydrofolate ligase, with protein MTFKSDIQIAREASKRPIQEIGQKLGISSDDLLPYGHDKAKVSQKFINSVQDRPDGKLILVTAINPTPAGEGKTTTTVGLGDGLNRIGKNAAVCIREASLGPNFGMKGGAAGGGYAQIVPMEEMNLHFTGDFHAITSAHNLLSAMIDNHIYWGNALEIDLRRVVWRRVVDMNDRALRQITASLGGVSNGFPREAGFDITVASEVMAILCLAKDLNDLQKRLGDMIVAYTRERKPIYARDIKADGAMTVLLKDAMQPNLVQTLENNPAFVHGGPFANIAHGCNSVIATTTALKLADYVVTEAGFGADLGAEKFLNIKCRKAGLAPSCVVVVATVRAMKMNGGVAKADLGAENVDAVQAGCPNLGRHIENLKSFGVPVVVAINHFVTDTDAEVQAVKDYVASQGAEAVLSRHWELGSAGSAELAEKVVETIDKGQAEFATLYPDAMPLADKINTIATKIYRADGAVMDQKILNQLKDWEEQGYGDLPVCMAKTQYSFTTDPEARGAPTGFTIPVREVRLSAGAGFVVAICGEIMTMPGLPRVPSAENIRLNDIGDVEGLF; from the coding sequence ATGACCTTTAAATCCGACATCCAAATCGCACGCGAAGCCAGCAAACGCCCCATTCAGGAGATCGGGCAAAAGCTGGGCATCAGCAGCGATGATCTGCTGCCCTACGGCCATGACAAGGCGAAGGTGTCGCAAAAGTTCATCAACTCGGTGCAGGACCGTCCCGATGGCAAGCTGATCCTCGTCACCGCGATCAACCCCACCCCCGCGGGCGAGGGGAAAACCACGACCACCGTCGGTCTGGGCGACGGGTTGAACCGCATCGGCAAGAATGCCGCCGTCTGTATCCGCGAGGCGTCCCTTGGTCCGAACTTCGGCATGAAGGGCGGGGCCGCGGGGGGCGGCTATGCGCAGATCGTCCCGATGGAAGAGATGAACCTGCATTTCACCGGTGACTTCCACGCCATCACCTCGGCGCATAACCTGCTCAGCGCGATGATCGATAACCACATCTATTGGGGCAACGCGCTAGAGATCGACCTGCGGCGCGTCGTCTGGCGCCGCGTCGTCGACATGAACGACCGCGCCCTGCGCCAGATCACGGCGTCCTTGGGCGGTGTGTCGAACGGTTTCCCCCGCGAGGCCGGGTTCGACATCACCGTCGCATCCGAAGTCATGGCGATCCTTTGTCTGGCCAAAGACCTGAACGACCTGCAAAAACGTCTTGGCGACATGATCGTCGCCTATACCCGCGAGCGTAAGCCGATCTATGCGCGCGATATCAAAGCGGATGGCGCGATGACCGTGCTGCTCAAAGACGCGATGCAGCCGAACCTTGTACAGACGCTGGAAAACAACCCCGCTTTCGTGCATGGCGGGCCTTTCGCCAATATTGCGCATGGCTGCAACTCTGTCATCGCGACCACCACCGCGCTGAAGCTGGCGGATTATGTGGTCACCGAGGCGGGCTTTGGTGCCGATCTGGGGGCCGAGAAGTTCCTCAACATCAAATGCCGCAAGGCGGGGCTTGCACCGTCCTGCGTCGTGGTCGTGGCCACGGTGCGCGCGATGAAGATGAACGGCGGCGTGGCCAAGGCCGATCTGGGCGCTGAAAACGTCGACGCCGTGCAGGCCGGTTGCCCCAACCTTGGCCGCCATATCGAGAACCTGAAATCCTTTGGCGTGCCCGTCGTCGTCGCGATCAACCATTTCGTCACCGACACCGACGCAGAGGTGCAGGCGGTCAAAGACTATGTCGCCTCGCAAGGGGCCGAGGCCGTGCTGTCACGCCACTGGGAATTGGGCAGCGCTGGCTCTGCCGAACTTGCCGAGAAAGTGGTCGAGACGATCGATAAGGGCCAGGCGGAATTCGCCACGCTCTACCCCGACGCGATGCCACTGGCCGATAAGATCAACACCATCGCCACAAAGATCTATCGCGCGGATGGGGCGGTGATGGACCAGAAGATCCTCAACCAGTTGAAAGACTGGGAAGAGCAGGGATATGGCGATCTGCCGGTCTGTATGGCCAAAACGCAATACAGCTTTACCACCGATCCCGAAGCCCGCGGCGCGCCAACCGGCTTTACCATCCCCGTGCGCGAGGTGCGCCTGTCTGCCGGCGCGGGCTTTGTCGTGGCCATCTGCGGTGAGATTATGACCATGCCGGGCCTGCCACGGGTGCCTTCTGCCGAAAATATTCGTCTCAATGACATCGGCGATGTTGAAGGTCTGTTCTAA
- the folD gene encoding bifunctional methylenetetrahydrofolate dehydrogenase/methenyltetrahydrofolate cyclohydrolase FolD, with protein MTATIIDGKAFAAQVRGQVAQHVTRLKDDHGITPGLAVVLVGADPASEVYVKSKGKMTNEVGMKSVEHRLAESTSEAELLTLIDTLNNDDTIHGILVQLPLPDHLNEDLVISAIDPAKDVDGFHISNVGLLGTGQKSMVPCTPLGCLMMLRDHHGTLSGMDAVVIGRSNIVGKPMAQLLLNDSCTVTIAHSRTKDLAAVVRRADIVIAAVGRPEMVPGDWIKPGATIIDVGINRLDAPERGEGKTRLVGDVDFDSCAKVAGAITPVPGGVGPMTIACLLANTVTACCRANDLPEPEGLTA; from the coding sequence ATGACAGCGACGATCATCGACGGCAAGGCATTTGCAGCACAGGTGCGGGGGCAGGTCGCCCAGCACGTCACGCGGCTGAAGGACGATCACGGGATCACGCCGGGGCTGGCCGTGGTGCTGGTCGGGGCCGATCCTGCCTCCGAGGTTTATGTCAAATCCAAGGGCAAGATGACCAACGAAGTGGGCATGAAATCGGTCGAACACCGGCTGGCGGAGTCCACATCAGAGGCGGAGCTTCTGACCCTGATCGACACGCTGAACAACGATGACACGATCCACGGTATCCTCGTACAGCTCCCCTTGCCCGATCACCTCAACGAAGACCTTGTGATCAGCGCGATTGATCCGGCCAAGGATGTCGACGGGTTTCATATCTCGAACGTCGGTCTGTTGGGCACGGGGCAGAAATCCATGGTGCCTTGCACGCCGCTTGGCTGTCTGATGATGCTGCGCGACCACCACGGCACCCTGTCGGGGATGGATGCAGTCGTGATCGGGCGCAGCAATATCGTCGGCAAACCTATGGCCCAGCTTCTGCTCAACGACAGCTGCACCGTGACCATCGCACATTCGCGGACCAAAGACCTTGCCGCAGTCGTGCGCCGCGCTGATATCGTGATCGCTGCCGTGGGCCGCCCCGAGATGGTGCCGGGCGACTGGATCAAACCGGGGGCTACAATCATCGACGTGGGCATCAACCGTCTCGACGCGCCAGAGCGCGGTGAAGGCAAGACCCGTTTGGTCGGGGATGTGGATTTTGACAGCTGCGCCAAGGTGGCCGGTGCGATCACCCCGGTGCCGGGGGGCGTAGGCCCGATGACGATCGCCTGCCTGCTGGCTAATACGGTTACGGCCTGCTGCCGTGCCAATGACCTGCCCGAACCCGAAGGGCTGACGGCCTAG
- a CDS encoding PaaI family thioesterase — MTPQEIARIRDSFDAQSMMQTLGAELSDVSKGLIRIEAPILPGTRQQQGFGHAGLTFSIGDSAAGYAALTTLPLESEVVTAEIKINLLAPARGDRLIAIGKVVKPGKRLCVVTAEVFAQTGDQQVLIALLQGTMVPVPATVD, encoded by the coding sequence ATGACCCCTCAAGAAATCGCCCGCATCCGCGACAGCTTTGACGCACAATCGATGATGCAGACCCTCGGCGCTGAGCTCAGCGATGTGTCGAAGGGGCTCATCCGGATCGAGGCACCGATCCTGCCCGGCACGCGCCAGCAGCAGGGGTTTGGCCACGCGGGGCTGACGTTCTCTATCGGGGACAGCGCTGCGGGCTATGCCGCGCTGACGACACTGCCCTTGGAGTCCGAAGTCGTCACCGCAGAGATCAAGATCAACCTGCTGGCCCCCGCCCGAGGAGACCGGCTGATCGCGATTGGCAAGGTGGTGAAACCGGGCAAGCGGCTTTGTGTGGTCACGGCCGAGGTCTTTGCCCAAACCGGCGACCAGCAGGTGCTGATCGCCTTGCTTCAGGGCACGATGGTGCCGGTGCCAGCGACGGTGGACTAG
- the pdeM gene encoding ligase-associated DNA damage response endonuclease PdeM — translation MNIGYDFDFCGARLTALGSGALWWADHGLLCVSDLHLGKAERIARRGGTALPPYETMDTLTRLAAALDRVPARVVMCLGDSFDDLHAAHALPEPAQLTLAQLQAGRQWLWVEGNHDPGPVELGGQHLAELVIGPLQFRHIAQAGAQAEVSGHYHPKARLRLRGRSVTRPAFLYDDRRLIMPAFGTYTGGLYSDAPVLQALMGPQACAILTGPQPTAIPLPR, via the coding sequence ATGAACATCGGGTATGACTTCGACTTTTGCGGCGCGCGGCTGACGGCGCTTGGCTCTGGCGCTTTGTGGTGGGCAGATCACGGGCTGCTCTGCGTGTCCGACCTGCATCTTGGCAAAGCCGAACGGATTGCGCGGCGCGGCGGCACGGCGCTTCCCCCTTACGAGACGATGGACACGTTGACCCGGCTTGCGGCGGCGCTTGACCGTGTGCCCGCGCGCGTCGTGATGTGTCTGGGCGACAGTTTCGACGATCTGCACGCGGCCCACGCCCTGCCCGAGCCAGCGCAGCTGACGCTTGCGCAGTTACAGGCGGGGCGGCAGTGGCTGTGGGTAGAGGGCAACCACGACCCCGGCCCCGTCGAACTGGGGGGGCAGCATCTGGCCGAGCTTGTGATCGGCCCCTTGCAGTTCCGGCATATCGCGCAGGCAGGCGCGCAGGCCGAGGTTTCGGGGCATTATCACCCCAAGGCACGGCTGCGGCTGCGCGGGCGGTCGGTGACGCGTCCGGCCTTCCTCTATGACGACCGACGGCTGATCATGCCTGCCTTTGGCACCTATACCGGCGGGTTGTACAGTGACGCGCCGGTGCTACAGGCATTGATGGGTCCGCAGGCCTGCGCCATACTTACCGGACCGCAGCCCACCGCGATCCCCCTGCCGCGCTAA